The proteins below are encoded in one region of Methanofollis aquaemaris:
- a CDS encoding ArgE/DapE family deacylase, whose translation MDVVDLCKDLVRLRSENPPGETREVAEYIHTFLTEIGIESAVVSRDGRRCNLIARHHNPQLLLCGHLDVVPAIADGWRHPPFSGVEEDGCIWGRGSSDMKGGCAALLTALRRAIDEGEEPPVEVVFVCDEETGGCYGMEYLLARGVLRPCDTLIAEPTPPLSPCIGQKGLARVSLSFKGEPGHSSLYPAIGKSAVMEAHEVIEYLKALHERDYPVSTEMETIISRSSVVLEDLFGLKGLDHVLRRVMFNPGVVRGGEKANIVAEHCDLDLDLRIPWGCTAGEIVSEIAAQVPSAEMKVTAVSDPSCTSPAARVTERVCAGIRRVYGEAPVPIFQWAASDARHLRKAGFPAVEYGPGEVTTIHGVNERVNIESLIRAEEIFYGIISSYCAL comes from the coding sequence ATGGATGTCGTCGATCTCTGCAAAGACCTGGTCAGACTCAGGAGCGAGAACCCGCCCGGGGAGACGCGGGAGGTTGCCGAGTACATCCATACATTTCTTACGGAGATCGGGATCGAGAGTGCGGTCGTCTCCAGGGACGGTCGACGGTGCAACCTGATCGCGCGGCACCATAACCCACAACTTCTTCTTTGCGGCCATCTCGATGTCGTCCCGGCTATTGCCGACGGCTGGCGCCACCCTCCTTTCAGCGGCGTGGAAGAGGACGGGTGCATCTGGGGGCGGGGGAGCAGCGATATGAAGGGTGGGTGTGCCGCCCTGCTCACCGCTCTCAGGCGGGCCATCGATGAGGGGGAGGAACCGCCGGTTGAGGTGGTCTTTGTCTGCGACGAGGAGACCGGTGGGTGTTATGGGATGGAGTATCTCCTGGCCAGAGGTGTGCTCAGACCGTGCGACACGCTTATTGCAGAACCAACTCCGCCTCTCTCCCCGTGCATCGGACAGAAAGGTCTTGCACGGGTCTCTCTCTCTTTTAAAGGCGAGCCGGGCCACAGTTCTCTGTACCCCGCCATCGGAAAGAGCGCGGTGATGGAGGCGCACGAGGTCATCGAATATCTCAAGGCCCTCCATGAACGTGATTACCCGGTTAGTACTGAGATGGAGACGATCATCTCCCGCTCCTCCGTGGTGCTGGAGGATCTCTTCGGACTCAAAGGTCTGGACCATGTGCTCCGCCGGGTGATGTTCAACCCGGGCGTGGTCAGGGGGGGAGAGAAGGCGAACATCGTGGCCGAACACTGCGACCTTGACCTGGACCTGCGGATCCCGTGGGGGTGTACGGCCGGCGAGATCGTCTCCGAGATCGCGGCCCAGGTCCCGTCGGCGGAGATGAAGGTGACTGCGGTCTCCGACCCGTCCTGCACCTCGCCGGCGGCGCGGGTGACCGAACGGGTCTGTGCCGGGATCAGGCGGGTCTATGGGGAGGCGCCGGTCCCGATCTTTCAGTGGGCGGCAAGCGACGCGCGCCATCTCCGGAAAGCCGGGTTCCCGGCGGTGGAGTACGGGCCCGGCGAGGTGACGACGATCCATGGGGTCAATGAACGCGTCAACATCGAGTCGCTCATCCGCGCTGAAGAGATATTTTACGGGATTATTTCCTCATATTGTGCCCTATGA